One genomic region from Laribacter hongkongensis DSM 14985 encodes:
- a CDS encoding FAD-dependent oxidoreductase: MDTLQYGVWDDRVYDCRNGQDAAPLPVSGLEQFAPDNPVRVFVADRGFLVFDPAASLVDAFRQYMQRAVDESCGKCAPCRIGTRKLLDELEALQRGKLTDRSLPTILELASLVAESSLCGLGRTCTLALAAAIRHFPEVFAAEARSGAVPAAQPGMVYVTAPCIEACPAKLDVPRYIDHIRAGNPAYALGVILDKYPLAATCGRVCVRFCEQACRRRLVDGAVGIKMLKRFAADRGYQAGQSLFDKSRIRTPALAQKKRVAVVGAGGAGITCAYQLLRKGIDVDVLEMQDKAGGMASVGIPSYRLPKDVLRAESEDAIQRLGGRLCYGRRLGQDYSVSDLFSQGYDAVFLGYGARQGSLLGIAGEDPSADGYYSGINFLRAVHDQVEYHIPFELKGEVVVVGAGNVAMDCVRSAVRLGASKVHLVYRRTRDDMPADHEEIEAAEKEGVVFHCLNNPSRLICENGRVTGVEVVEMRQTGTDSRGRSQIESIPGSERIVACDYLIAAIGQQVDRGTLSPDDGITINRYGCIEADPDTLETSRTGVFAGGDCVLGPLTLIHAMGQGAKAAHSIVQYLSQGHVTVQPRQRMQRLLASNRLLATGSLNRPLARKNRFTLPELDVAERVGNFSEVEQVITQAEAYFEADRCLRCYRIYSVITGAPLEDAVPTAECA; this comes from the coding sequence TTGGATACGCTGCAATACGGAGTATGGGACGACCGGGTGTACGACTGCCGCAACGGGCAGGACGCCGCACCGTTGCCGGTCAGCGGACTGGAACAGTTTGCACCGGACAATCCGGTCAGGGTGTTTGTCGCCGACCGCGGCTTTCTGGTGTTTGATCCCGCCGCCAGCCTCGTTGACGCCTTTCGCCAGTACATGCAGCGGGCAGTGGACGAATCGTGCGGCAAGTGCGCGCCGTGCCGCATCGGCACGCGCAAGCTCCTGGACGAACTGGAGGCCCTGCAACGCGGCAAGCTGACCGACCGCAGCCTGCCCACCATCCTCGAGCTGGCCAGTCTGGTGGCCGAAAGCTCGCTGTGCGGCCTCGGGCGCACCTGTACCCTGGCGCTGGCCGCTGCCATCCGGCACTTCCCGGAAGTCTTTGCTGCCGAAGCCAGATCCGGCGCCGTGCCGGCTGCGCAGCCGGGCATGGTCTACGTGACGGCGCCCTGCATCGAAGCCTGTCCGGCCAAGCTCGACGTGCCGCGCTACATCGACCACATCCGCGCCGGCAACCCGGCCTATGCGCTGGGCGTCATCCTCGACAAATATCCGCTGGCGGCCACCTGCGGCCGGGTCTGTGTGCGCTTTTGCGAACAGGCCTGCCGGCGGCGGCTGGTGGACGGTGCCGTGGGCATCAAGATGCTCAAGCGCTTTGCTGCCGACCGCGGTTACCAGGCCGGCCAGAGCCTGTTCGACAAGAGCCGCATCCGCACGCCGGCACTGGCGCAGAAAAAACGCGTGGCAGTGGTGGGCGCCGGTGGCGCCGGCATCACCTGTGCCTACCAGCTGCTGCGCAAGGGCATTGACGTGGACGTGCTGGAAATGCAGGACAAGGCCGGCGGCATGGCCTCGGTCGGCATCCCCAGCTACCGCCTGCCCAAGGACGTGCTGCGGGCCGAATCCGAAGATGCCATCCAGCGGCTGGGCGGACGTCTGTGCTATGGCCGGCGGCTGGGGCAGGACTATTCGGTCAGCGACCTGTTCAGCCAGGGCTACGACGCAGTGTTCCTCGGTTACGGCGCCCGCCAGGGTTCGCTGCTGGGCATTGCCGGCGAAGACCCGTCCGCCGACGGCTACTACTCGGGCATCAACTTCCTGCGTGCCGTGCACGACCAGGTGGAATACCACATTCCGTTCGAGCTGAAGGGCGAGGTGGTGGTGGTCGGTGCCGGTAACGTGGCAATGGACTGCGTGCGTTCGGCCGTGCGGCTGGGCGCCAGCAAGGTGCATCTGGTCTATCGCCGCACCCGTGACGACATGCCGGCCGACCACGAGGAAATCGAGGCGGCCGAGAAGGAAGGCGTGGTGTTCCACTGCCTGAACAATCCGTCGCGGCTGATCTGCGAAAACGGCCGGGTGACGGGCGTGGAAGTGGTGGAGATGCGCCAGACCGGCACCGATTCACGCGGACGCAGCCAGATCGAAAGCATCCCCGGCAGCGAGCGCATCGTGGCGTGCGACTACCTGATCGCCGCCATCGGCCAGCAGGTCGACCGCGGCACCCTCAGCCCGGACGACGGTATCACCATCAACCGCTACGGCTGCATCGAGGCCGATCCCGACACGCTGGAGACCTCGCGTACCGGCGTGTTTGCCGGCGGCGACTGCGTGCTGGGTCCGCTGACGCTGATCCACGCCATGGGCCAGGGCGCCAAGGCTGCACACAGCATCGTCCAGTACCTGTCGCAGGGCCATGTGACGGTGCAGCCGCGCCAGCGCATGCAGCGCCTGCTGGCCAGCAACCGCCTTCTGGCGACCGGCAGCCTCAACCGGCCGCTGGCACGCAAGAACCGCTTTACCCTGCCCGAGCTGGACGTGGCCGAGCGGGTGGGCAATTTTTCCGAAGTCGAGCAGGTCATCACCCAGGCCGAGGCATATTTCGAAGCCGACCGCTGCCTGCGGTGTTACCGCATTTACTCCGTCATTACCGGGGCGCCGCTTGAAGACGCCGTCCCGACCGCCGAATGTGCGTGA
- a CDS encoding 2Fe-2S iron-sulfur cluster binding domain-containing protein, with product MKARINGQEYEFTANETILEVARRNGIFIPTLCEMHDIRHAPGTCRVCLVGIQREGEPEPVYVTACDTPMVDGVQIFTRTPHVQELRRRQVELILDEHNQDCATCSRHGHCELLDVASVVGMSHRHFSSCQFEPTPPVPQANHSAIVYDATRCIRCLRCVAVCREVQAIDALEFIGRGQQATIALKGGNSRRESDCVSCGQCVMVCPTGALAERDETRTVMDYLVDPDIVTVFQIAPAIRVGLGEAFGLPPGTNVEGQVVAALRAIGADVILDTNFAADLVIMEEGHEVLGRVRQHEGTTFTSCCPGWVDYAEKHHPDILPMMSSTRSPQACLGSLAKSWLPTRMGIDPARVRVVSVMPCTAKKQEAARPQLGRNGVPDVDVVLTIREFARLLRREGVDLAALEPSAFDDPLMSEYSGAGAIFGASGGVMEAAIRTLYYAVNQRELGEIDVQAVRGNESVREATIEVGGDVGTLRVAIVHGLRAAGQMAEAVLAGKARYDFIEVMACPGGCIDGGGHLRHNKRYLKHAGERRAGLFAIDRARAVRQSHRNQQVRRLYEDFLGEPLSHVAHDLLHTHYHSREPKAEFCLTQLWPEGRHQD from the coding sequence ATGAAAGCCCGGATCAACGGTCAGGAATACGAATTCACCGCCAACGAAACCATTCTGGAAGTGGCGCGCCGCAACGGCATTTTCATCCCCACCCTGTGCGAGATGCATGACATCCGCCACGCGCCCGGCACCTGCCGGGTCTGCCTGGTGGGCATCCAGCGCGAAGGCGAGCCGGAGCCGGTTTACGTGACCGCCTGCGACACGCCGATGGTGGACGGTGTGCAGATATTCACCCGCACGCCGCACGTGCAGGAACTGCGCCGGCGCCAGGTCGAGCTGATCCTCGACGAACACAACCAGGACTGCGCTACCTGTTCGCGGCACGGCCATTGCGAGCTGCTCGACGTGGCCAGCGTGGTCGGCATGAGCCACCGGCATTTCAGCAGCTGCCAGTTCGAGCCCACGCCGCCGGTGCCGCAGGCCAACCATTCGGCCATCGTCTACGATGCCACCCGCTGCATCCGCTGCCTGCGCTGCGTGGCGGTATGCCGCGAAGTGCAGGCCATCGACGCGCTGGAATTCATCGGCCGCGGCCAGCAGGCCACCATCGCCCTCAAGGGCGGCAACTCGCGCCGCGAGTCCGACTGTGTTTCCTGCGGGCAGTGCGTCATGGTCTGTCCGACCGGCGCGCTGGCCGAGCGCGACGAAACCCGGACCGTCATGGACTACCTGGTCGATCCGGACATCGTCACCGTGTTCCAGATCGCGCCGGCCATCCGGGTGGGGCTGGGCGAGGCATTCGGCCTGCCGCCGGGCACCAACGTCGAAGGCCAGGTCGTGGCCGCGCTGCGGGCCATCGGTGCCGACGTGATCCTCGACACCAACTTTGCCGCCGACCTCGTCATCATGGAAGAAGGCCACGAGGTGTTGGGGCGGGTGCGCCAGCACGAAGGCACCACGTTCACGTCCTGTTGTCCGGGCTGGGTCGACTACGCCGAAAAGCACCATCCGGACATCCTGCCGATGATGTCGTCCACCCGCTCACCACAGGCCTGTCTGGGCTCGCTGGCCAAGAGCTGGCTGCCGACCCGTATGGGTATCGATCCCGCCCGCGTGCGGGTGGTGTCGGTCATGCCCTGCACGGCAAAAAAACAGGAAGCCGCCCGGCCGCAGCTGGGCCGCAACGGCGTGCCGGACGTGGACGTGGTGCTGACCATCCGCGAATTTGCCCGCCTGCTGCGGCGCGAAGGCGTGGACCTGGCCGCGCTGGAGCCGTCGGCATTCGATGACCCGCTGATGAGCGAATACAGCGGCGCCGGAGCCATTTTCGGTGCGTCCGGCGGCGTGATGGAAGCGGCCATCCGCACCCTGTACTACGCCGTCAACCAGCGCGAGCTGGGAGAAATCGACGTGCAGGCGGTGCGCGGCAACGAATCCGTGCGCGAAGCCACCATCGAGGTCGGCGGTGACGTCGGCACCCTGCGGGTGGCCATCGTGCACGGACTGCGGGCGGCCGGGCAGATGGCCGAAGCCGTACTGGCCGGCAAGGCGCGTTACGACTTCATCGAGGTGATGGCCTGTCCCGGCGGCTGCATCGACGGCGGCGGTCACCTGCGCCACAACAAGCGCTACCTCAAGCATGCCGGCGAACGCCGGGCCGGGCTGTTTGCCATCGACCGGGCCCGCGCCGTGCGCCAGTCGCACCGCAACCAGCAGGTCCGGCGGCTGTATGAGGATTTTCTGGGCGAGCCGCTGTCGCATGTGGCGCATGACCTGCTGCACACCCACTACCACAGCCGCGAACCCAAGGCCGAATTCTGCCTGACGCAGCTGTGGCCGGAAGGGCGGCACCAGGACTAG